The Desulfomicrobium apsheronum genome includes a region encoding these proteins:
- a CDS encoding HAD hydrolase-like protein, whose protein sequence is MNKNNNIPNHLLNKFLEKIKNDDVIFFDLDGTIVETNYANYLSYKEAINTIYKKNQNIEYNPSERLTRNSLHKLLGKISPFEYNKIIQYKDNNYFKYTSFTNLNKIITDTLISLSKKNKTLLVSKCKQSRVLSTLEYYNLTNYFTKIFTHENIEISNNSNKFEIAIAELNIIPSTIILFENEETEIIQAISSGIPNHNIWRV, encoded by the coding sequence ATGAATAAAAATAATAACATACCAAATCATTTATTAAATAAATTTCTGGAAAAAATAAAGAATGACGACGTTATTTTTTTTGATTTAGACGGAACTATCGTCGAAACAAACTATGCAAATTATTTATCCTATAAAGAAGCTATAAATACAATTTACAAAAAAAATCAAAACATTGAGTATAATCCTTCAGAACGCTTGACTCGAAATTCATTACATAAACTATTAGGGAAAATTTCTCCATTTGAATATAATAAAATAATTCAGTATAAAGATAATAACTACTTCAAATACACATCGTTTACAAATCTCAATAAAATCATAACTGACACTCTAATTAGTTTATCAAAAAAAAATAAAACATTACTTGTAAGTAAATGCAAACAAAGCAGAGTTCTATCTACATTAGAATATTACAATTTGACAAATTATTTTACAAAAATTTTCACACATGAAAATATTGAAATAAGTAACAATTCAAACAAATTTGAAATAGCGATTGCGGAATTAAACATCATACCATCTACCATAATTCTATTTGAAAATGAAGAAACAGAAATTATTCAAGCAATATCATCTGGCATTCCAAATCATAACATATGGAGAGTCTAG